In Amaranthus tricolor cultivar Red isolate AtriRed21 chromosome 3, ASM2621246v1, whole genome shotgun sequence, a single window of DNA contains:
- the LOC130807756 gene encoding E3 ubiquitin-protein ligase ATL6-like, whose amino-acid sequence MSRHCCTSTTTNQYGILLLFLCIISTSLLQIVDAQRQSSDDDDYELNGNKVSPSMALIVIVLVLGFFITGCIAIYIQQCSDNSSIGDPAAIARNENLLRAQIRGLDQSVIETFPTFLYADVKDLKFGKESLECAICLNEFQEDETLRLLPKCDHVFHPDCIDAWLSGHTTCPVCRANLIPDPTESLTKEGSHHESATINEVEVAVIPESLPKTGRIPRSHSTGHSLSQPGENRDRFTLRLPDEVRKQLIVAQPKLKRTISLVALPRVSSSKRGYRIGGGEGSGSSRYGRFFGRPFKWATSKNNGADREGDVSTSSKRFFGKAAVTPVEDLTELPV is encoded by the coding sequence ATGAGCCGCCATTGTTGCACATCCACAACAACAAACCAGTACGGTATACTACTATTATTTCTCTGCATAATCTCAACTTCTTTATTGCAAATTGTGGATGCGCAACGACAATcgagtgatgatgatgattatgagtTAAATGGAAATAAAGTAAGTCCATCAATGGCtttaattgttattgttttagTTCTAGGTTTTTTCATTACTGGATGCATTGCTATTTACATCCAACAATGTTCCGATAATTCTTCAATCGGTGATCCGGCTGCTATTGctagaaatgaaaatttgttaagaGCTCAAATCCGTGGACTCGATCAATCCGTAATCGAAACATTTCCGACATTTTTATACGCCGATGTGAAGGATTTGAAATTTGGTAAAGAGTCACTGGAGTGCGCTATTTGCCTTAATGAGTTTCAGGAAGATGAAACACTGCGTTTGCTTCCGAAATGTGATCATGTTTTTCATCCTGATTGTATTGATGCTTGGCTTTCTGGTCACACTACTTGCCCCGTCTGCCGAGCTAACCTTATTCCTGATCCGACTGAATCTTTGACTAAAGAAGGTTCTCACCATGAATCAGCTACGATTAATGAGGTAGAAGTTGCGGTCATACCGGAATCTCTACCTAAAACAGGGAGAATACCGAGGTCACACTCAACGGGTCATTCACTGAGTCAACCCGGTGAGAATCGTGACCGATTCACATTGAGGTTACCGGATGAAGTTCGAAAACAGCTTATAGTGGCTCAACCGAAGCTGAAACGGACAATTAGCTTAGTGGCCTTACCTCGAGTTTCAAGCTCAAAACGCGGCTATCGAATTGGTGGTGGTGAAGGCAGTGGGAGTAGTCGCTATGGAAGGTTTTTTGGACGGCCGTTTAAATGGGCGACGTCAAAAAATAATGGAGCCGACCGTGAAGGCGATGTAAGTACAAGTTCGAAGAGGTTTTTCGGCAAGGCGGCGGTAACGCCGGTAGAGGATTTGACCGAGCTTCCAGTTTAA
- the LOC130807754 gene encoding probable LRR receptor-like serine/threonine-protein kinase At3g47570: MNLNLIIPLNLLIHFLILFNNVFPNSVDHDALLAIKSQITSDPHGVLSSWNDTNPVCNWYGVTCTTKHPQRVVGLHLSSKNMVGTLSPYVSNLTFLHSLFLTNNSFKGHIPSQIGHLVHLRYLGLENNQFEGEIPDNISRCSNLKLLGLGGNGYLSGILPSQLYVLSNLERVSLFKNRLMGNIFDTIMNFSSLQLLSANDNFFHGSIPNNIGGVLTKLVIFGVAKNRISGTIPPSFYNLSNLRKVDLNHNQLHGILPFDIGFCLIRLVEFHIADNFFHGMLPASLSNLTQLQILNLYSNNFTGKVLFSAESIPNLVWFNINRNFLGTNKDDDLNFVRSFVNCSHLEELQCGRNNFGGVLPTFLGNLSSKLTSLNFRNNHLTGTIPSGLFNLVNLKVLALAGNRLTGHIPPVVGKLVNLEIFTGHDNNIIGNVPNSFGNLSKLSLLSLYNNGLEGIIPSSLGECKNLLYLMLSENSLNGILPSSLFKSSSMLVELHLDCNHLEGAIPTEIGQMKNLVLLDISDNNFSEELPTSLGNCIGIVELYMGGNFFTGSIPQSFKSLNSLIYMNLSHNRLSGPIPTFLSNPSLIGLDISFNHFEGEVPRTGIFANLSALTIRGNKNLCGGVSMLHLPRCPPSARPKRGSKRRGKMSVTAILMIAVACFIVCVLMVSSACFLVLFKRKPSNSIAKSPLNFIEPFPKVSYDMLLKATNGFSAQNLLGAGQFGSVYKAIFDSENNNVVAVKIIRLEQRGATKSFMAECQALRNIRHRNLLKIVTACSSTDFRGNDFKALVYNYMHNGSLKQWIHTDEQETRILSLIQRVNIAIDVASALDYLHNGCDVPVIHCDLKPSNILLDNDMVAHVGDFGLARFHLHDAASINSSVSVKGTVGYAAPEYGLGSMISKEGDIYSFGIVLLEMMTAKTPTDNTLKDGLDLHKYAKSGVHDHLETIIDPRLFNNATSNGNQVEKCVENDKFMKCIRSLIEIGVRCSMDSPQERMKMEDVMTKLLAIRDVVLKNL; the protein is encoded by the exons ATGAATCTAAATCTAATAATACCATTAAATTTGCTGATCCATTTCTTGATCTTATTCAACAATGTCTTCCCAAATAGTGTAGACCATGATGCCCTCTTAGCTATCAAATCCCAGATTACATCTGATCCTCATGGTGTTTTAAGCTCATGGAATGACACTAATCCTGTATGTAATTGGTATGGAGTCACTTGTACCACCAAACATCCACAAAGAGTTGTTGGCTTACACCTTTCCTCTAAAAATATGGTTGGTACTTTATCTCCTTATGTTTCCAACTTAACTTTCCTTCATAGTCTTTTTTTAACTAACAATAGTTTTAAGGGTCATATCCCATCTCAAATTGGTCACTTGGTTCATTTAAGATATCTTGGTCTTGAAAACAATCAATTTGAAGGTGAAATCCCTGATAACATATCTCGATGCTCGAATCTCAAGTTACTTGGTCTAGGAGGTAATGGCTATCTTAGTGGAATCCTTCCTTCTCAGCTTTATGTTCTGTCTAATTTGGAGCGTGTATCACTTTTCAAAAACCGACTTATGGGTAATATTTTTGATACAATCATGAACTTTAGTTCATTGCAATTATTATCAGCCAATGATAATTTTTTCCATGGAAGCATTCCAAATAACATTGGTGGGGTACTAACTAAATTAGTCATCTTTGgtgttgctaaaaatagaatttcAGGTACAATTCCTCCTTCCTTTTATAACCTTTCTAACCTTAGAAAGGTTGATTTGAACCATAATCAACTACATGGGATTCTTCCGTTTGATATTgggttttgtttgattcgtcttgtTGAATTCCATATAGCGGATAATTTCTTCCATGGAATGCTTCCTGCCTCACTTTCTAACCTTACACAGCTTCAGATCCTGAATCTTTATTCTAACAATTTTACTGGTAAAGTATTGTTTAGTGCTGAAAGCATACCGAATTTGGTCTGGTTTAACATTAATCGTAATTTCTTAGGCACAAACAAAGATGATGACCTAAATTTTGTAAGATCTTTTGTGAATTGTAGTCACTTAGAAGAGCTGCAATGTGGTAGGAACAACTTTGGTGGGGTCCTACCCACTTTTCTTGGGAACTTGTCTTCCAAACTAACTTCTTTGAACTTTAGGAATAACCATTTGACAGGAACCATTCCATCAGGATTATTCAACCTTGTTAATTTAAAGGTACTAGCATTGGCAGGTAATCGACTAACCGGACACATACCGCCTGTGGTAGGGAAACTCGTAAACTTAGAAATTTTTACGGGCCATGACAATAATATCATAGGAAATGTTCCTAATTCATTTgggaatttgtcaaaattgagcCTTTTGAGTTTATACAACAATGGATTGGAAGGGATCATACCATCTAGTCTAGGAGAGTGTAAAAATTTGTTATACTTAATGCTTTCAGAAAATAGCCTTAATGGGATTCTACCTTCTTCTTTGTTCAAATCTTCTTCGATGTTAGTCGAGCTACATTTAGATTGTAACCATCTCGAAGGAGCCATCCCAACAGAAATTGGGCAAATGAAGAATTTGGTGTTGTTGGATATTTCGGATAACAACTTCTCTGAAGAACTTCCCACGAGCCTCGGAAATTGCATTGGCATTGTTGAACTCTATATGGGCGGGAACTTTTTCACTGGATCGATCCCTCAATCGTTTAAGTCATTGAATAGTTTGATTTACATGAACCTTTCTCATAATAGATTGTCTGGCCCAATACCGACTTTTCTGTCTAATCCCTCGTTGATAGGCTTAGATATATCGTTTAATCATTTTGAGGGCGAGGTACCTAGGACGGGTATTTTTGCAAATCTAAGTGCTTTGACAATTCGTGGAAACAAAAACCTTTGTGGAGGAGTTTCTATGCTTCACTTACCTAGATGCCCACCAAGTGCTAGACCAAAACGAGGCTCGAAACGACGAGGAAAAATGTCTGTTACTGCGATTTTGATGATTGCAGTAGCTTGTTTCATAGTTTGTGTGCTGATGGTGTCATCAGCGTGCTTTCTTGTCCTTTTCAAGAGGAAACCGAGTAATAGTATAGCAAAATCACCATTGAATTTCATAGAGCCCTTCCCAAAAGTATCTTATGACATGCTTCTGAAAGCAACCAATGGATTTTCTGCACAAAACTTATTGGGTGCAGGCCAGTTCGGGTCAGTTTATAAAGCAATCTTCGATTCAGAGAATAATAATGTTGTGGCTGTGAAGATTATCCGCCTTGAACAGCGAGGGGCAACGAAGAGTTTCATGGCGGAGTGCCAAGCATTGAGAAATATCCGTCACAGGAATCTTCTTAAGATCGTCACTGCCTGCTCGAGTACTGATTTTCGGGGTAATGATTTTAAGGCACTGGTTTATAATTACATGCACAATGGAAGCCTTAAGCAGTGGATTCACACTGATGAACAAGAAACCAGAATTCTTAGCCTTATTCAAAGAGTTAATATTGCCATTGATGTGGCAAGTGCACTGGATTATCTGCACAATGGGTGTGATGTTCCTGTGATTCATTGCGACCTCAAACCGAGCAACATATTGCTCGATAACGACATGGTTGCTCATGTTGGGGACTTTGGATTAGCAAGGTTTCATTTACATGATGCTGCGAGTATAAATAGCTCCGTTTCAGTCAAAGGCACAGTTGGATATGCTGCTCCAG AGTATGGCCTTGGAAGTATGATATCGAAAGAAGGTGACATTTACAGTTTCGGCATTGTATTGCTAGAGATGATGACTGCAAAAACACCCACTGATAACACTTTGAAGGATGGATTAGATCTTCATAAGTACGCAAAATCAGGTGTACATGACCACTTGGAGACGATAATTGACCCAAGACTCTTCAACAATGCCACAAGTAACGGAAATCAAGTTGAAAAATGTGTAGAAAATGACAAGTTTATGAAGTGCATACGGTCCCTTATTGAAATTGGAGTGAGATGTTCAATGGACTCACCCCAAGAACGAATGAAAATGGAAGATGTTATGACAAAGCTACTAGCAATAAGGGATGTTgttcttaaaaacctttaa